TCTACTTTGTCATTGTGGCTGGGAATGGAGCTATCCTGATGATTGTCATCTCTGATCCAAGGCTTCACTCAcctatgtatttcttcctggCAAACCTCTCATGTCTAGATATCTGCTACTCCACAGTGACACTGCCAAAGATGCTAGAAAACTCCTTCTCTACACACAAAACAATTTCTTTTGTGGGATGTATAAGCCAGCTTCATTTCTTTCACTTCCTGGGCAGCACAGAGGCCACGTTGTTGGCTGTGATGGCCTTGGACCGCTTTGTGGCTATCTGCAGACCACTTCATTACAATGTCATCATGAATCATCAGCATTGTACCCAGATGGCTAGTACAACCTGGGTCATTGGGTTTTTCCATGCCCTGCTACATTCCATAATGACCTCTCACTTGAACTTCTGTGGCTCCAACCAAATCCGTCACTTCTTCTGTGATATTAAACCATTGCTGGAGTTGGCATGTGGGAACATTGAGCTCAACCAATGGCTGCTCAGTACTGTCACTGGGGCCATTGCCATAGGCTTGTTTCTTCTCACAATTCTCTCCTATTTTTACATTATCACCTATCTCATCTTCAAGACCAATTCTTGCAGCATGCTTCACAGAGCATTGTCCACCTGTGCCTCCCACTTCATGGTAGTCAGCCTTCTCTATGCTCCTGTTATCTTCACGTATATTCGTCCTGCCACAGGCAGCTCCATGGATCAGGACTGGGTCATTGCTATCATGTACACTGTGGTCACGCCTGTACTCAATCCACTGATCTATACTTTGAGGAACAAGGAAGTCAAGAAGGCTTTGATCAGGATGATCAGAAGGAAGCTATGACTTGAAGGATCTAGGGAACTCTTCTGTGGCATACATAAGCAGGCAATGAGAAAGTTCAGATTTGAATTTATACTGCTTCTCATATTGTTCAGGATATGTATGGAAGTGAGAACtgaataaaagaaatataaatggtAAAGTTCAGTCTAGTAGGTGttcttgttaagtgccatcaagttggttccgattcatagaggcccgatgtacaacaggatgaaacactgcccagccctgtgccaacctcacaattgttatgcttgagcaggTAGGTACGAAGTATAAACAAGTTGGACACTAGCCACGTAACCGTCATGCTGTTGTATGAAATCAGGTATAGAAATGTGCCTACGTTACCCTATTATTGGTTAAATAGATAATATTTAGGTTTGTTTATCTCTGTGATCCCTTTAGTTTAGCCCATTTTAATGTGAGCAATAAATTTATTATGCTTTtatattttgaagattttttttaggTTCATGATTACTTAATTGTTAAAGCAAATGCTAACTTACGTGTGAATTAAGGAGAATTCTTAGGGGTATGTCATGATTTTTTGTTCACCAAGCAGAGCCAAATCAGTaattaaaacaaatgaactgTAATCACTAATTAACAGAAATAGAACAGCCAGTGGTTCTTCTAAAGAGTTctggcatctccacctccagAGATGTTTTAAAAGTCTACTGGCTGAAAGGCAATACTGAATGTGAGTGAAGTgtgcacaacttgaacaaggtACACAAGGTAAGGGACATTTTTGCTAAATGCTATAACTTACACAATTTTGCAATAATAACcataaaatatgtgtgtggttacataggtagatgtgtatgcatatatgagTAAAGGAAGATacctgtgtgtatatacatgtgcacATAAAGGTGTATCTAtaggcatatgtatgtatatatatgtgtgtgtgtgttacatatatattcatatatataacaaagcacatAGGCGCCACAGTAACAGATACTTCCCAGACATGACAAAACACCTAGTGGgactggtttactgggtttgaagtctCAGGACCATAGTGTCATGGGACAACACAGTCAACTGGCATAGTATAGCTTATAAAGTTTAGGTTCatctagtttggtgagtattgtctgtggtcttaaaagcttgcaagtggccatctaagatacaactattagccTCTACtactctggagcaaaagagaaagaaggaaaacaaagactcaaagaagaagttAATCTACGGGACTAATagcctacacaaaccacagcctcatctatcctgagaacagaactagatggtccctgatTACCACTGCCAACCACTCTGACCAGAAACAGAACAGATGGTCCCagtgagaatgggagaaaaatgtagagcaaaactaaaatatttaaagtagTTCAGACTTACTGACCACTATATTCTAGAAGAACCCTCGAGACTATTGGCCTGAGATACCCTTTGAATTGTGTACTGAGTCATTTCCTGGAGGTCATCTTTCAGCTaggtaagagattgactcataaATAAGTGGAGTCAGGTTGAAAAACATCTCAAGAATCCTTTACTATCTCATTCATGTGTTACTTTTCCTTTACCAGTTGGTGGATGAAAATGAGTAGTTTCAAcacttttttaacttttttgtcttgtttttctatttctacactgcccttctcttttttttttttccacacaggTTCTTATAACGTAAGACAGgtgaaaaggaagaattcattcaaattttgttttgttttcctttcttggtGTAAAACTCCTACTAAGGAAAAGAATGATGTCCTAGTTGCTGAGGTATTTCTTGAGTTAATAGACAAATTATGTTCCTCACTCTCTAAGTAACTAGACGCACCTGCTGTCCCTGAAAGGATGGTGGGGTACCAGCATTTATATCTGTTTAGAGGGGCAGACAGACAACACTATGAAAAGATAATGTGAACCAGCGAACTGATTATTCAAAGTCTTTGCGCTCATTTTTGCAAATCTAAACAATTTAGCTCTGACCTCTCACGTGTGTTTTTTTGTATCCTCAACTTCACCTTCTTTGGTCCTTCGATTCTATTTTTGTTGATCAGAATAAGTGTATGTAAAGAAGGCACCTTTCACTATACACTGTCACAGAGTAGCAGTAAGCCACCATTTCTCTCCCATTTCTGTTGGTAAGAATTTGTAACATGCCACAATATGCATGAAGACTGTGAACTAGAGAGGACCAGATGGAATTCTGATGGTCTCTGCTGCATAACTAACTACTACCTCAAAACGTAGGGGTTTAAATCCTTTCATTAAATTGCATGATTCTCTGGGTCAGAAACTGGAAAAAGCACAGCCTGAAAGGGTTGATTTTATTTAATaacatctggattctcaag
This is a stretch of genomic DNA from Elephas maximus indicus isolate mEleMax1 chromosome 1, mEleMax1 primary haplotype, whole genome shotgun sequence. It encodes these proteins:
- the LOC126076980 gene encoding olfactory receptor 12D2-like, which gives rise to MLNQTSVTEFLLLGLTDIQEVQSVLFVVFLTIYFVIVAGNGAILMIVISDPRLHSPMYFFLANLSCLDICYSTVTLPKMLENSFSTHKTISFVGCISQLHFFHFLGSTEATLLAVMALDRFVAICRPLHYNVIMNHQHCTQMASTTWVIGFFHALLHSIMTSHLNFCGSNQIRHFFCDIKPLLELACGNIELNQWLLSTVTGAIAIGLFLLTILSYFYIITYLIFKTNSCSMLHRALSTCASHFMVVSLLYAPVIFTYIRPATGSSMDQDWVIAIMYTVVTPVLNPLIYTLRNKEVKKALIRMIRRKL